In one window of Chloroflexota bacterium DNA:
- a CDS encoding 2-(1,2-epoxy-1,2-dihydrophenyl)acetyl-CoA isomerase gives METPLHVTRDGAVMVLTLNQPPVNAFTHDLTLALQKALSQAGRDRTVRAVLLNAANRAFSAGQDLTELQAVEGESLRGHLQRTYNPLILQLRRLEKPVIAALHGAVAGAALGVALACDLRIAAEGTRFLVGFSGIGLAPDSGVSLLLPLIMGLGRATEYAFTNQPFTAEEALAWGVVNRVVPAEQLEEAARGWAQELAAGPLTALGLTKRAFNRAIMPHLEAVLDYEAYIQDIAGKTAEHHEGVQAFLEKRPPKYV, from the coding sequence ATGGAGACCCCTTTGCATGTGACCCGCGACGGCGCGGTGATGGTGCTGACCCTCAATCAGCCGCCCGTCAATGCATTTACCCACGACCTCACCCTGGCACTGCAAAAGGCCCTCAGCCAGGCCGGGCGCGATCGCACGGTGCGGGCGGTGCTGCTCAACGCGGCCAATCGTGCTTTTAGCGCCGGGCAAGACTTGACCGAATTGCAGGCCGTCGAAGGGGAATCCCTGCGCGGCCACTTGCAGCGAACTTACAACCCGTTGATTTTGCAACTGCGCCGCCTGGAAAAGCCGGTCATTGCAGCGTTACACGGCGCGGTGGCGGGGGCGGCGTTGGGTGTGGCGCTGGCCTGCGATTTGCGCATTGCCGCTGAAGGCACCCGTTTCCTGGTGGGCTTTTCGGGAATTGGCCTGGCCCCCGATTCGGGCGTTTCCCTGTTGTTGCCTTTGATCATGGGGCTGGGGCGCGCTACGGAATATGCTTTCACCAACCAGCCGTTTACCGCCGAAGAAGCGCTGGCTTGGGGCGTGGTCAACCGGGTGGTGCCTGCTGAGCAATTGGAAGAAGCCGCTCGCGGCTGGGCGCAGGAACTCGCCGCTGGGCCTTTGACGGCGCTGGGGCTGACCAAACGGGCTTTCAACCGTGCCATCATGCCGCATCTGGAAGCCGTGCTGGATTACGAGGCTTACATTCAAGACATTGCCGGCAAGACAGCAGAGCACCATGAAGGCGTGCAGGCCTTTCTGGAAAAGCGCCCACCAAAGTATGTGTAA
- a CDS encoding 6-phosphofructokinase, which translates to MPRMAVLTGGGDAPGLNAVIRAVVRSATLTYGWEVLGVRDGYDGFLKPHGVFRLTLDDVEDILDRGGTILGAANRGNPFARKVMRNGEEVIIDISDEVVARIHDLGLEAVIVAGGDGTLGIARDLFHKGVPVVGVPKTIDNDVWGTDATFGFDTAVNCAAHALGRLHTTAESHHRVMVVELMGREAGFITLYGGLSGGADIILIPEIPFRYEVLCEMVQERIRRGHKSSIVAVAEGARPEGGHEIVARPGDAVVVPRLGGIGQVVGKYLEEECGVETRVTVLGHLQRGGSPSAFDRWLATTLAGEAVRLAVHGQFGRVAVLRQMRVTSLPLDEVGAHVKHVDPESDAVRTAREIGICFGDEMPPLPPLAPPEAPCQP; encoded by the coding sequence ATGCCTCGTATGGCCGTCCTTACCGGCGGGGGCGATGCCCCCGGCCTCAACGCCGTCATTCGCGCCGTCGTGCGCTCCGCCACCCTCACCTATGGCTGGGAAGTGCTGGGCGTGCGCGACGGCTACGATGGCTTCCTCAAGCCCCACGGCGTCTTCCGCCTCACCCTCGACGATGTGGAAGACATTCTCGACCGCGGCGGCACCATTCTCGGCGCGGCCAACCGTGGCAACCCCTTTGCCCGCAAAGTGATGCGCAACGGGGAAGAAGTCATCATCGACATTTCCGACGAAGTGGTCGCGCGCATCCACGATTTAGGCTTAGAAGCCGTCATCGTGGCCGGTGGCGATGGCACCTTAGGCATCGCCCGCGACCTGTTCCACAAAGGCGTGCCCGTGGTCGGCGTGCCCAAGACCATCGACAACGACGTCTGGGGCACTGACGCCACTTTTGGATTTGATACCGCCGTCAACTGTGCCGCTCACGCCCTGGGCCGCCTGCACACAACCGCCGAATCGCACCATCGCGTGATGGTCGTGGAATTGATGGGCCGGGAAGCCGGCTTCATCACCCTCTATGGCGGGCTTTCCGGCGGGGCAGATATCATCCTGATTCCCGAAATTCCCTTCCGCTACGAAGTGCTGTGCGAGATGGTGCAGGAACGCATCCGCCGGGGACACAAATCGAGCATTGTAGCGGTGGCAGAAGGCGCGCGCCCTGAAGGCGGGCACGAGATCGTCGCCCGGCCGGGCGACGCGGTGGTGGTGCCTCGCCTGGGCGGCATTGGGCAGGTGGTGGGGAAATATTTGGAAGAGGAATGCGGGGTCGAAACGCGGGTGACCGTGCTGGGCCACCTGCAACGCGGCGGCTCGCCCTCGGCTTTCGACCGCTGGCTGGCCACCACCCTGGCCGGGGAAGCCGTGCGTTTGGCCGTGCACGGCCAATTTGGGCGTGTGGCGGTGCTGCGGCAAATGCGGGTCACTTCGCTGCCGCTGGACGAAGTCGGTGCGCACGTCAAGCACGTCGACCCCGAAAGCGACGCTGTCCGCACCGCGCGGGAGATTGGCATCTGCTTTGGTGACGAAATGCCGCCCTTGCCCCCTCTCGCTCCCCCTGAAGCTCCCTGTCAGCCATAA
- a CDS encoding DUF2085 domain-containing protein has protein sequence MRAKRLLRWVLLVIGAGVLGGWLYATPPGLLGKADAVAYAVCARNPLHSPFLGARQMPLCFRDTGMHLGALLTLLFLAWRAPRRGGFPKGATAWLLGLLAAAFAIDGGNSFLYAATGKALYLPHNLLRLLTGLGMGLVIGALLYAAFQQTVWRRWESAPALTLRRLGTLVLLAAGAGALVWSGNPLVLYPVALLSTGDVVLLLSMIYGLFAVGLLRRENTARTWRDLIGFFYVGWLVAMLQIGLFDALRFAFTHTWSGFPRP, from the coding sequence ATGCGCGCGAAACGTCTGCTTCGTTGGGTGCTGCTCGTGATAGGCGCTGGGGTGTTGGGCGGCTGGCTTTACGCGACGCCACCGGGCCTGTTGGGCAAAGCGGACGCTGTGGCTTATGCCGTTTGCGCTCGCAACCCCTTGCACTCGCCTTTTCTGGGCGCTCGCCAAATGCCCTTGTGTTTTCGCGATACGGGCATGCACCTGGGGGCGCTGCTGACGCTGCTCTTTTTGGCGTGGCGGGCGCCGCGGCGGGGCGGCTTTCCCAAGGGAGCCACGGCATGGCTTCTGGGGTTATTGGCAGCGGCCTTTGCGATCGATGGCGGCAATTCGTTTCTCTACGCCGCCACGGGGAAGGCGCTTTACCTCCCGCACAACCTTTTGCGGCTGTTGACCGGTTTGGGAATGGGGCTTGTGATCGGGGCCCTGTTGTATGCCGCTTTCCAGCAGACGGTGTGGCGGCGGTGGGAAAGCGCCCCTGCTCTGACCCTGCGCCGGTTGGGAACACTGGTGCTGCTCGCGGCGGGGGCTGGTGCGCTGGTGTGGTCTGGTAACCCTCTCGTGCTTTACCCGGTGGCGCTGCTGAGCACGGGCGATGTGGTGCTGCTGCTGAGCATGATTTACGGTCTGTTTGCAGTAGGCCTGTTGCGGCGTGAAAATACAGCCCGCACCTGGCGAGACTTGATAGGGTTTTTCTATGTGGGTTGGCTGGTCGCTATGTTGCAAATTGGCCTTTTCGATGCCTTGCGTTTTGCTTTCACCCATACCTGGAGCGGTTTCCCGCGCCCTTGA
- a CDS encoding DUF4126 domain-containing protein has translation MAVLTGVFSAFGLAASAGLNAYIPLLVIAVLARWTPWLTLSPPWDVLTHPAVIAALVVLAAIEFFADKVPAVNHLNDLVQTFVRPVAGAIAFAAGSGAIGHVHPALAMIAGLLVAGSIHATKSVAVRPAVTATTAGVGNIPVSMAEDAVATVVSLLAVLVPLALLLLAALGLVWAIRRARRARTLAS, from the coding sequence ATGGCGGTGCTCACCGGGGTGTTTTCGGCGTTTGGACTGGCGGCCAGCGCGGGGTTGAATGCTTATATTCCGCTGCTGGTGATTGCCGTGCTGGCGCGGTGGACGCCCTGGCTGACCCTTTCGCCGCCGTGGGATGTTTTGACCCACCCTGCTGTGATTGCCGCGCTGGTGGTGTTGGCCGCGATTGAGTTTTTTGCCGACAAAGTCCCCGCCGTCAATCATCTCAACGACCTGGTGCAAACGTTTGTGCGCCCGGTCGCGGGGGCAATTGCTTTTGCCGCGGGCAGCGGCGCGATTGGGCACGTTCATCCGGCCCTGGCAATGATTGCCGGCCTGCTTGTCGCAGGCAGCATTCACGCAACCAAAAGCGTTGCGGTGCGCCCGGCGGTCACGGCAACCACCGCTGGGGTGGGGAACATCCCCGTCAGCATGGCCGAAGATGCCGTAGCGACGGTGGTTTCCTTGCTGGCGGTGCTGGTGCCTTTGGCGTTGCTGTTGCTCGCGGCGCTGGGGCTGGTTTGGGCTATACGACGGGCGCGGCGCGCCCGCACTCTGGCTTCCTGA
- a CDS encoding adenylate/guanylate cyclase domain-containing protein: MFEETLSPLQQRLLYIQSRVLQVEQTLRESPADVAVVLPDLEHLRRSLEKLDAQIRQFERERQRVFALADVSQVVNSSLELDEVLRIVMDTIIHLTGAERAFLMLKDDQGRLRVEIARNWDQESLDESDLSVSHTVINRVVETGEAVLTTNAQQDPRFKAQQSVIFHNLRAILCVPLKVKGKVTGVIYADNRLRAGVFGQEDREILIAFANQAAVALENARLFDSVRRTLAEVTELKNLLDNVFASIASGVITADVEDKINLCNQAAERILGRTRAEMLGKPLREVLAPLGGALHAHLERVKQAAKPVVGLEVAPEWPGRGRVFLNLNLAPLRGPEGKPQGVTVVVDDLTEKRRLEAMRSLFERMVSPQVIDQLDPEALHPGGKRTTVTVLFADIRGFTHFSEGLDPEQLVSVLNRYLAAAAEAILEEEGTIDKFMGDAVMAWFNAPIPQPDHTLRAVRAALRLRGRIRRLSESLPPEMRLHFGVGIHVGEAVLGLIGTEKRLEYTAIGDSVNTARRIQENAAPDQILLSEPAYRSVATRVLARRVRPLHAKGKSRPLEVYELLGLRGR, translated from the coding sequence GTGTTTGAAGAAACGCTTTCCCCCTTACAACAGCGGTTGCTTTACATCCAATCTCGCGTCCTTCAGGTCGAACAGACCTTGCGGGAATCGCCCGCCGATGTCGCGGTGGTGCTCCCCGACCTGGAGCACCTGCGGCGCTCGCTGGAGAAACTGGATGCTCAGATCCGCCAGTTTGAGCGAGAGCGGCAGCGGGTGTTTGCCCTGGCCGACGTCTCGCAGGTGGTGAATTCCAGCCTGGAACTGGATGAAGTGCTGCGCATTGTGATGGATACCATCATCCACCTCACAGGCGCTGAGCGGGCTTTCCTGATGCTGAAAGACGACCAGGGCCGTCTGCGGGTGGAAATTGCGCGCAATTGGGACCAGGAATCGCTGGATGAAAGCGACCTTTCGGTCAGCCATACGGTCATCAACCGGGTGGTGGAAACCGGGGAAGCCGTGCTCACCACCAATGCCCAGCAAGACCCGCGCTTCAAGGCCCAGCAGAGTGTGATTTTCCACAACCTGCGGGCGATTTTGTGTGTGCCGTTGAAGGTCAAGGGGAAGGTGACCGGCGTGATTTACGCCGATAACCGTTTGCGGGCGGGGGTGTTTGGGCAGGAAGACCGCGAGATTCTGATTGCCTTTGCCAACCAGGCTGCCGTGGCGCTGGAAAACGCCCGTCTGTTCGATTCGGTGCGCCGCACCCTGGCCGAAGTGACGGAACTCAAAAACTTGTTGGATAACGTCTTTGCTTCCATTGCCAGTGGGGTCATTACGGCGGATGTGGAAGACAAAATCAACCTGTGCAATCAGGCGGCTGAGCGCATTTTGGGGCGCACGCGCGCCGAAATGTTGGGCAAGCCCCTGCGCGAGGTGCTGGCTCCCCTGGGCGGAGCGCTGCATGCTCATCTGGAACGCGTGAAGCAGGCGGCCAAGCCGGTGGTGGGGTTGGAAGTCGCGCCGGAATGGCCCGGCCGGGGGCGGGTGTTCCTCAACCTCAACCTGGCCCCCTTGCGGGGCCCGGAGGGCAAACCGCAGGGCGTCACCGTGGTGGTAGACGACCTGACCGAGAAGCGGCGGCTGGAAGCCATGCGCTCGCTGTTCGAGCGGATGGTCTCACCGCAGGTTATTGACCAGCTGGACCCGGAAGCCTTGCACCCCGGCGGCAAGCGTACCACTGTGACTGTGTTGTTTGCTGACATTCGGGGTTTTACGCATTTCAGCGAGGGGCTCGACCCGGAGCAACTGGTTTCGGTGCTCAACCGCTACCTGGCGGCGGCGGCTGAAGCCATTTTGGAAGAGGAAGGCACTATTGACAAATTCATGGGCGATGCTGTCATGGCCTGGTTCAATGCCCCCATTCCCCAACCCGACCACACTTTGCGGGCTGTGCGCGCCGCGCTGCGCCTGCGAGGGCGCATTCGGCGGCTTTCGGAAAGCCTGCCGCCTGAGATGCGGCTGCACTTTGGGGTGGGCATTCACGTCGGGGAGGCCGTGTTGGGGCTGATCGGGACGGAGAAGCGGCTGGAATACACCGCCATTGGCGACAGTGTGAACACGGCCAGGCGCATTCAGGAAAACGCAGCCCCCGACCAGATCTTGCTCAGCGAACCGGCGTACCGCAGTGTCGCCACGCGGGTGCTGGCGCGGCGGGTTCGCCCGCTTCATGCCAAAGGCAAGAGCCGCCCGTTGGAAGTGTATGAATTGCTGGGTTTGAGGGGGAGGTAG
- a CDS encoding UMP kinase yields the protein MPTLHYNRILLKLSGEALAPQNGGRGVDPKAAEVLAERIGEVHRLGVQVAVVIGAGNLWRGAEGLQRGMDRATADYMGMLATMMNALALMDAIERAGIPTRVQSALEMRSVAEPYIRRRAIRHLEKGRVVILGGGTGNPYFSTDTAAALRAMEIGADVLIKATKVDGVYDADPKTHPNARRFDRLSYIEALNRRLQVMDATALSLCMDNEMPILVLNLWDESALRRALYGEPVGTLVTA from the coding sequence ATGCCCACATTGCACTACAACCGCATTCTGCTCAAACTCAGCGGGGAAGCCCTGGCCCCCCAAAACGGCGGGCGCGGCGTGGACCCGAAAGCCGCCGAAGTGCTGGCTGAACGCATTGGTGAAGTGCACCGGCTGGGGGTGCAGGTCGCCGTGGTCATTGGCGCGGGCAACCTCTGGCGCGGCGCCGAGGGCTTGCAACGCGGCATGGACCGCGCCACCGCCGACTACATGGGCATGTTAGCCACCATGATGAACGCCCTGGCCCTGATGGACGCCATCGAGCGCGCCGGCATTCCCACACGGGTGCAAAGCGCCCTCGAAATGCGCTCGGTTGCCGAGCCGTACATCCGCCGCCGCGCCATCCGGCATCTGGAAAAGGGGCGCGTGGTCATCTTGGGCGGCGGCACCGGCAACCCTTACTTTTCCACCGACACCGCCGCGGCGCTCCGCGCGATGGAAATCGGCGCCGACGTGCTCATCAAAGCCACCAAGGTCGATGGAGTCTACGACGCGGACCCGAAAACCCACCCCAACGCCCGCCGCTTCGACCGCCTCTCTTACATCGAGGCCCTCAACCGCCGCCTGCAGGTGATGGACGCGACGGCGCTTTCCCTCTGCATGGACAACGAAATGCCCATCCTGGTGCTCAACTTGTGGGATGAAAGCGCCCTGCGCCGCGCCCTCTACGGCGAGCCAGTGGGTACCTTAGTAACCGCCTGA
- the tsf gene encoding translation elongation factor Ts: MAVTMEQVKELRAATGAGIMDCKNALVEANGDFDKAVEILRKKGLAKAAKRASRTASEGIIELYSHGGGRVGVMVEVNCETDFVARSDAFRKLAHEIALQIAAMSPRYISEKDIPEEVLEHERGIAREQALREGKPEKIVDRIVEGRLKKFKDEVCLLNQAYIRDDKITIADLINQNIAAIGENIVVRRFVRWELGEFSEQEAEEAAEE, translated from the coding sequence ATGGCTGTAACAATGGAACAGGTCAAAGAATTGCGCGCCGCGACCGGCGCCGGCATCATGGACTGCAAAAACGCGTTGGTGGAAGCCAACGGCGACTTCGACAAAGCGGTGGAAATCCTCCGCAAGAAGGGCCTTGCCAAAGCCGCCAAGCGGGCCAGCCGCACCGCTTCTGAAGGCATCATCGAACTCTATTCCCACGGCGGTGGCCGCGTGGGCGTAATGGTCGAAGTGAACTGCGAAACCGACTTCGTCGCCCGCTCCGACGCCTTCCGCAAACTGGCGCACGAAATCGCGCTGCAAATCGCCGCCATGTCGCCGCGCTATATCTCCGAGAAAGACATCCCCGAAGAGGTGCTGGAACACGAACGCGGCATCGCCCGCGAACAGGCCCTGCGGGAAGGCAAGCCCGAGAAAATCGTCGACCGCATTGTAGAAGGACGCCTGAAGAAATTCAAGGACGAAGTGTGCCTGCTCAACCAGGCCTACATCCGCGACGACAAAATCACCATTGCCGACCTCATCAACCAAAACATCGCCGCCATCGGCGAAAACATCGTCGTGCGGCGGTTCGTCCGCTGGGAACTCGGCGAATTCAGCGAACAGGAAGCCGAAGAAGCCGCCGAAGAATGA
- the rpsB gene encoding 30S ribosomal protein S2, with the protein MALVSMKTMLECGVHFGHRTRKLHPKMRPYVFTERNGIHILNLQITQKSLRQAYDLVRKTVANGGTVLFVGTKRQAQETIAEEATRCGMPYVNYRWLGGTLTNWRTIGQRVRYLESLERRRDAGEFDRLPKKEALRLNRQIERLRQRVGGLRTMKGLPNLVFVVDVCREETAIKEANRLGIPVVAVVDSNCDPSSVDYVIPSNDDAIRAIKLIVGKIADAVLEGKAIREKEQAEAEEAAAQAAAQAAPQAEAEAQPELAEDELLGASTLEKIQQMAEAEHPAEAEAAAPSEAEVPAAEETAEAKAETAAPAEAAEDEAPEA; encoded by the coding sequence ATGGCTCTGGTTTCGATGAAAACCATGTTGGAATGTGGCGTGCATTTCGGGCATCGCACCCGCAAACTGCACCCCAAAATGCGCCCGTATGTCTTCACCGAGCGCAACGGCATTCACATCCTCAACCTGCAAATCACCCAAAAATCGCTGCGCCAGGCCTACGACCTGGTGCGCAAAACCGTGGCCAACGGCGGCACCGTGCTCTTCGTCGGCACCAAGCGCCAGGCACAGGAAACCATCGCAGAGGAAGCCACCCGCTGCGGCATGCCCTACGTCAACTACCGCTGGCTGGGCGGCACCCTGACCAACTGGCGCACCATCGGCCAACGCGTGCGCTACCTGGAAAGCCTGGAACGCCGCCGCGACGCGGGCGAATTTGACCGCCTGCCCAAAAAAGAGGCGCTGCGTCTCAACCGCCAGATCGAGCGCCTGCGCCAGCGCGTCGGCGGCCTGCGCACCATGAAAGGCCTGCCCAACCTGGTCTTCGTGGTCGACGTCTGCCGGGAAGAGACCGCCATCAAAGAAGCCAACCGCCTCGGCATCCCCGTGGTGGCCGTGGTCGATTCCAACTGTGACCCCAGCAGCGTGGACTACGTCATCCCCTCCAACGACGACGCCATCCGCGCCATCAAACTGATCGTCGGCAAAATTGCCGACGCGGTGCTGGAAGGCAAAGCCATTCGCGAGAAAGAGCAGGCCGAAGCAGAGGAAGCCGCGGCCCAGGCTGCTGCACAGGCTGCTCCCCAGGCTGAGGCCGAAGCCCAGCCCGAACTGGCCGAAGACGAATTGCTGGGCGCTTCCACGCTGGAAAAAATCCAGCAGATGGCCGAAGCCGAGCACCCCGCCGAGGCCGAAGCGGCTGCACCGAGCGAAGCCGAAGTGCCGGCCGCCGAGGAAACCGCCGAAGCAAAAGCCGAAACGGCTGCGCCTGCGGAAGCCGCCGAAGACGAAGCCCCCGAAGCATAA
- a CDS encoding YegS/Rv2252/BmrU family lipid kinase yields the protein MPFAYLVYNPAAGRVSIRHFIGRARAILESAGWEVDLREASSADSLTHLAREAAQREADAFFVAGGDGSINLAVAGLAGSHTALGVLPAGTTNVLAQDLGLPKPSLAHLDAVEEAARLLARAPTYLADVGMCNGRPFLMWAGVGLDAMVVNDVEPRARWEKPFTLPKYILSGIKNTAAWSGLQLQVEADGKRVQGVFVLAVATNIRRYAGGVAEISPEAYMDDGKMDLWLFRAENLTEIAQRLLEVLMRRHLDSEGIERLAFREAALSGEHPLMMHTDGEPNGEAERIELLVRPRALRLLVPPRGIRLFQYDAVSPFAA from the coding sequence ATGCCTTTTGCTTATCTTGTTTACAATCCTGCTGCCGGGCGCGTTTCTATCCGGCATTTCATTGGGCGGGCGCGTGCCATTTTGGAAAGCGCAGGCTGGGAGGTGGACCTGCGGGAAGCCTCTTCGGCAGATAGCCTGACGCACCTTGCCAGGGAAGCCGCTCAGCGGGAAGCCGATGCTTTTTTTGTGGCGGGCGGCGATGGCTCGATCAACCTTGCCGTAGCGGGGCTGGCGGGAAGTCACACAGCGCTGGGGGTGCTGCCTGCCGGCACCACCAACGTTTTGGCACAAGATCTGGGCTTGCCCAAGCCTTCGCTGGCGCACCTCGACGCGGTGGAAGAGGCCGCCCGTTTGCTTGCCCGGGCGCCGACGTATTTGGCCGACGTGGGCATGTGTAACGGCCGGCCTTTTCTCATGTGGGCTGGTGTGGGGCTGGACGCGATGGTAGTCAACGATGTCGAGCCGCGCGCCCGGTGGGAAAAGCCCTTTACTTTGCCGAAGTACATTCTTTCAGGCATCAAGAACACCGCGGCGTGGTCGGGGTTGCAATTGCAGGTGGAAGCCGACGGTAAGCGTGTGCAGGGCGTGTTCGTGCTGGCTGTGGCAACGAACATCCGCCGGTATGCGGGCGGAGTGGCCGAAATTTCGCCGGAAGCCTACATGGACGATGGCAAAATGGACCTGTGGCTCTTCCGCGCCGAGAACCTGACCGAAATTGCCCAGCGGTTGCTGGAGGTGTTGATGCGCCGCCATCTGGATTCGGAGGGCATCGAGCGGCTGGCTTTCCGCGAGGCGGCGCTGTCGGGTGAGCATCCGCTGATGATGCATACCGATGGCGAACCCAACGGGGAAGCCGAGCGCATCGAACTTTTGGTGCGTCCCCGTGCCCTGCGTTTGCTGGTGCCGCCCCGGGGCATCCGCCTGTTCCAATACGACGCCGTTTCCCCTTTCGCTGCATGA
- the cax gene encoding calcium/proton exchanger has product MSRLRHFFRQHPLYALLAVALLAFPAHWLAWGEQWVFLFAALGVIPLAQMIGDATEDLAVHTGPRWGGLINATLGNAAELIITLFAIREGLLALVKASITGSILGNLLLVLGFSMLAGGIKNGRQRFDARHVSNSAVLTVLAVLALAIPSLVSSAIGEAGSPKVEAFSLTVAAIMLLLYGLYLFYNQTTAPEHTPDPEEVARARPVRSALTMLAVATVGVAIFSELLVGSVEPVVRHYGVSEFFLGIILIPIIGNVAEHLVAVQQALRNQMDLSVEIAVASSLQVALFVAPALVFISLLFGNPLTLVFHPFEIMALAAGVLVMALVSMDGESHWLEGVELLAVYGILAVAFFLLP; this is encoded by the coding sequence ATGTCTCGCTTACGCCATTTCTTCCGTCAACATCCTTTGTATGCCTTGCTCGCGGTCGCGCTGCTGGCTTTCCCCGCGCATTGGCTGGCGTGGGGTGAGCAATGGGTCTTCCTTTTTGCTGCCCTGGGCGTGATACCGCTGGCGCAGATGATCGGCGACGCTACCGAAGACCTGGCCGTGCATACCGGCCCCCGCTGGGGCGGCTTGATCAACGCCACCTTAGGGAACGCTGCTGAACTCATCATTACCCTTTTTGCCATTCGGGAAGGTCTTTTAGCGCTGGTTAAGGCTTCTATTACCGGCTCGATTTTGGGCAACCTGTTGCTGGTGCTGGGCTTTTCCATGCTGGCCGGCGGCATCAAAAACGGAAGACAGCGCTTTGACGCCCGCCATGTGAGCAACAGCGCGGTGCTGACCGTGCTCGCCGTGCTGGCGTTGGCGATTCCCTCGCTGGTCAGCAGCGCGATTGGGGAAGCCGGTAGCCCCAAAGTGGAGGCATTCAGCCTCACCGTGGCCGCGATTATGCTGCTGCTCTATGGGCTTTACCTGTTTTACAACCAGACGACTGCCCCTGAGCACACGCCCGACCCTGAAGAGGTGGCCCGTGCCCGGCCGGTGCGCTCGGCGTTGACCATGCTCGCGGTGGCAACGGTGGGCGTGGCCATTTTTTCAGAGTTGCTGGTGGGCTCGGTGGAGCCGGTGGTGCGGCATTATGGCGTTTCGGAGTTCTTCCTGGGCATTATCCTCATCCCCATCATCGGCAACGTTGCTGAGCATCTGGTGGCTGTGCAGCAGGCCCTCCGCAACCAGATGGATTTGAGCGTCGAAATTGCGGTGGCTTCCAGCCTGCAAGTGGCGCTGTTCGTGGCCCCCGCACTGGTGTTCATCAGCCTGCTTTTTGGGAACCCGCTGACCCTGGTGTTCCACCCCTTTGAAATCATGGCTTTGGCTGCCGGTGTGCTGGTCATGGCGCTGGTTTCTATGGATGGCGAATCCCATTGGCTGGAAGGGGTGGAACTGCTGGCGGTGTATGGGATTCTGGCCGTGGCCTTTTTCCTGTTGCCATGA
- a CDS encoding SH3 domain-containing protein, whose translation MKTFEAPPYRPWRDPWVWGGALLVGLSLVGGLWAALALGKAPRAAAPLPAVVTVIPAPTPTPTPPVTATPAGATATPIPPPPPLPSSLAVGVFVQIRGTGGDGLRVRTQPALDAPVVFLAKEGEVFHVVDGPHQADGYTWWQLTANGVPERTGWAVSNYLSVLPTPAVPPTPTP comes from the coding sequence ATGAAGACTTTTGAGGCTCCTCCTTACCGACCGTGGCGCGACCCGTGGGTGTGGGGCGGGGCGTTGCTGGTTGGCCTTTCGCTGGTGGGTGGGCTATGGGCAGCCCTCGCGCTGGGGAAGGCTCCACGCGCGGCAGCGCCGTTGCCCGCGGTGGTTACGGTCATCCCGGCACCGACGCCAACCCCCACACCGCCTGTCACGGCTACCCCTGCCGGCGCGACGGCGACGCCCATTCCGCCGCCGCCCCCGCTGCCCAGCAGCCTCGCTGTGGGGGTGTTCGTGCAAATTCGCGGCACCGGCGGCGACGGCCTGCGCGTCCGTACCCAGCCTGCCCTGGACGCGCCCGTGGTTTTCCTTGCCAAGGAGGGGGAGGTCTTCCATGTGGTGGATGGCCCCCACCAGGCCGATGGTTACACCTGGTGGCAGTTGACGGCCAACGGCGTGCCTGAGCGCACCGGTTGGGCGGTTTCCAATTATCTCAGCGTGTTGCCCACGCCCGCCGTGCCGCCTACCCCCACCCCGTGA
- a CDS encoding TIGR00266 family protein — MEYTLTGTVMQALDIVLGKDEAVYTEAGGMAWMGGPVEMKTSTKGGLMKGLGRMLAGESLFMTTYTCRGNRCLVVFTPEAPGKVIPLELAAGQSIIAQRDAFMCAQEGVQMEMLFRKRLGTGLFGGEGFILQKITGPGLAFLEIAGEVREYTLQPGQMLKVDPGHIAAFEPTVDYSIERVKGVKNILFSGEGLFLATLAGPGKVWLQTMPVVNLAQKIARYLPTKSS, encoded by the coding sequence ATGGAATACACCCTGACCGGCACGGTGATGCAGGCCCTGGATATTGTGCTGGGGAAGGACGAAGCCGTTTACACCGAAGCCGGCGGCATGGCATGGATGGGCGGGCCGGTAGAAATGAAAACCAGCACGAAAGGCGGATTGATGAAAGGGCTGGGGCGGATGTTGGCGGGCGAATCGTTGTTCATGACCACCTACACCTGCCGCGGCAACCGCTGCCTGGTGGTCTTTACGCCCGAAGCGCCGGGCAAGGTCATCCCGCTGGAACTGGCGGCCGGGCAAAGCATCATTGCCCAGCGCGATGCCTTCATGTGCGCTCAGGAAGGCGTGCAGATGGAAATGCTTTTCCGCAAACGCCTGGGCACGGGGCTGTTTGGCGGGGAAGGCTTCATTTTGCAGAAAATTACCGGCCCGGGCCTGGCTTTTCTGGAAATCGCTGGGGAAGTGCGCGAATACACCCTCCAGCCGGGGCAGATGCTGAAGGTGGACCCCGGCCATATCGCCGCCTTCGAGCCGACGGTCGATTACAGCATCGAGCGGGTCAAGGGTGTGAAAAACATCCTTTTCTCGGGCGAGGGGCTTTTCCTGGCGACGCTTGCCGGCCCGGGCAAAGTGTGGCTGCAAACCATGCCCGTCGTCAACCTGGCACAAAAGATTGCGCGCTATCTTCCGACGAAGAGCAGTTAA